The nucleotide window TTCCACCTTACCTCCGTCGATTGGGCCGGGAAGTGAGAGGATTCTGCTGAAGGTGCCTGCCTCCCTTTCTTTTCTGTGATACTTTGCCCCTTTTTCTGCCGTGGGAATCTTTCGCTCCCCTGAAATTGAAAGGCCATCACCTGTAACAGAAATATCGAGTTCATCCGGCTTTACCCCTGGAAGCTCCGCACGAACGAAGTAGGTGTTGCTATTTTCCGTAAGGTTTAAGAGTGGAAATACTCCCGCACTAGGTTCCCTAAAAATCCCTCGTGAAAGCCCCCCGAAAAGCTTTTCCATGTCGTTTCGCATTCGATCCAGTTCGCCAAAGCTCGGCCACCTAAATCCTGACCACGCAGGTGTTCTTAAGATTGCCATGACTCATCCCTCCCTTCTGCTATTCTTTAGAGTTACAAAGTCTTTTTCCAGTACTCAAAAACATATGATGCGAAAACAGCAAAAATCCCATCGGCCGATGGTCTCTTTTGTATTTTTAATAATGCAACTTTTTTCTTTGTCAAGCGGCAGAACTCACGAACGAAGAAACATCGTTTACGACTATCGAGACCGGCGGGATATAGTCTCCCGTCAACAGGAACAAGAGCGTCAGGCCGCAACAACCAAGTCGGCACTGCAATGTTTTGGCGACTATTGAGTTCTGCTGCTTTTTCTTTCGCCGCCTTGGAGACACCAAGAAAAGCCAAGCAGGTTTAAAAAAGTCCAGGATGTCCCCGAAATACCCCCGTGCGGAATAGGGGCGCTTTTCTTGCCAAGATGAGTGATGTGCCACCACTTGAACGGGAAATAAATAGTGACATGGGAGGGTATTTCTTGTATTGGCGGGCTTGTGGGCAGGCCGTGGCGGGTAGGAGAGGCAAGGATAAGGAGGCGTGGGTGACACCATCGATCTCTTTTTGGGCGAAAAGGATAAAAACCGTATGAAGGAGTGCCTTCCGTGACCGTAGATATTGCCCTTGTGCTGGTGATCTTGGCCGTCTCCGTCGTGTTCCTTGTAACGGAATGGATTCCCATGGAGGCTGTGGCCCTTCTCACCCTTGGCGCTTTGGCCGTTTCCGGACTCCTCTCCCCGTCAGAAGCCCTGTCCGGATTCAGTAATCCGGCAGTGGTCACCGTCTGGGCCGTTTTCATCCTGAGTGGCGCCCTGACCAGGACAGGGGTTGCCAATGTTATTGGCCGTTATGTCCTTCGTGTAGGCGGGCGCGGCGAGATCCTTCTGTCCTCTGCCATCATGATCAGCGCAGGGATCATGTCCGCCTTCATGAATAATGTGGCCGTGGCAGCCCTCATGCTCCCGGTGATCATGGACATTGCCCATCGCACAGACCAAGCCCCCTCCAGACTCCTCATGCCCTTGGCCTACGGCTCTCTTCTAGGGGGTCTCACCACCCTCATCGGCACCCCGCCCAACATCCTGGTAAGCGATGCCCTGAGAGACAATGGTCTCAAAGCCTTTAAGCTTTTTGACTACACCCCCGTGGGTGTCGTGGTCATGGCGGCAGGCATGGCCTTCATGGTCTTGGTGGGACGGCGCCTTTTGCCGAAGCGAGATGTAAGAAAGGTATCCTCTGAAAGCGGGCCCCTTGATTTAAGAAAAGCCTATGACCTGGAGAAGCGCATGTTCCTCATGCGTCTGCCCGAAGATTCAGAACTTGCGGGAAAATCCCTTGCTCAAACCCGTCTGCGTTCATTGCTGGGACTAAACGTGGTGGCCATCACCCTTAAGGACCGGAGCATATTGGCGCCATCGCCGACAGAGCGCCTCAGGGGCGGGGATGCCCTTGTGGTTGAAGGAAACGCCGATCGCATAAAGGAACTCATGGATTGGTGCGAATTTACCCACGTCCACGAGGGGGTGGATATTCAAGACCTTTTCTCGCCGGGCGTTAAGATAGTGGAGGCCCGCCTGGCTCCAAGGTCGTCCCTGACAGGCAGGACCCTCAACGAGATAGGGTTTCGGCGTCGTTTCGGGGTGAACGTGTTGGCCACCAGGCGCGGCGCCAAGGTGAGACGGTGGGGCCTTCAGGATGAGGCCCTTGAGTCAGGGACCATCCTGGTCCTTCAGGGCATGGCAGACCCCCTGGAGGCCATAAGTGGAGACGCTGATTTCGAGCATGTTGAAAAGGTGTCACCGTCCACACTCACGGAGACTTACCGCCTTCATGAGCGCCTCCTCACCATGGAGGTTCCCGACGATAGCGCCCTGGCAGGAAAAACGCTGGTCCAAAGCCGACTGGGTGAGGCTTTGGGCATGGGGGTCCTGGCCATCGTACGACACGGGGAAACCCGGCCTTTGCCGGAGCCTGAGGACAAACTCTTTGCAGGAGACCGGCTTATCATACTGGGGACCCTGGACAGTGTGGAAACAGTAAAAGGGCTGGCAGGTTTGAAGCTTGAACAAATCCCGGAGCCGGCACACTTTCGAGACCTCGAATCCCAAGAGGTGGGGATCATGGAGGCCATGCTTTCGCCATATACGAACATCACGGGAAAGACCCTTCGCCAACTCCGATTTCGAGAAAAATACCATCTCACGGTGTTGGCCATCTGGCGCGAGGGCCAGGCTATCCTGTCCGACCTTCGGGACCTACCCCTTCGCTTTGGCGATGCCCTGCTTCTCCACGGAGGGCGGACCAACTTTTCCCTCCTTGGGCAAGACCCGGATTTTTTGGTACTTACGGAAGCGGCCCGGGAGGCGCCAAGGCTTAAACGGATGAAGGTGTCCCTTTTGATCTTTGCGGGGGTAATCCTTTCAGTTGTTCTGGGCCTCATTCCCATCTACATCGCCGCGGTCATAGGCTCGGCCCTTATGGTCGTTACAGGATGTGTGAGCATGGAGGAAGCCTACCGGTACATAGAATGGAAGGCCGTCTTCCTCATTGCCGGCATGTTGCCGCTCGGCCTGGCCCTGGACAAAACAGGGGCTGCGCGTTTCCTGGCCGAAGGCGTGGTCTCCATGGTAGGTCCTTTTGGCCCATTGGCCGTTATGGCCGGCATTGTGGGGCTCACCTTTCTGGCCACCTGTTTTGTTCCCACGGCTGCCCTGGTGGTACTCATGGCTCCCATCGCCCTGAAGACCTCGGCAGACATGGGCATGTCACCTCATGCACTCATGATGGCAGTAGCCATGGCAGCATCAGCGAGCTTCATAACCCCTGTTTCTCACCCTGCAAATGTCCTTGTCATGGGACCTGGCGGCTACCGTTTCCTGGACTATGTAAAGATCGGGCTTCCACTCACCTTGGTCGTCTACCTTGTTATTATGATAGTGGTCCCCCTTTTCTGGCCCTTTGTTTCGTGAAACAGCACCTGAGAACTGAAGCCGTGGCTCCTTCGGGGTTTCACACCTTTACGGTATTGCCCACACCGAAGTTTTTTTGAGCGATGCATTATTCGTCTTTGATTCCCAATGTCGGCAAGTTCCCTTAAAGTCGCAACCTATTTCAGATCACCTAACCCAGTTTTTAATTTGAAGCATGTAGTGGATTACCTCTATAATCTCAACAAGTTATGCGTGATATCAACCCAAAAGGCTACACAAAGCCACACACAGCTGAACTATCTCCCGGTCCTATAACCTGCCTCAAGAAACCTACTGGCAGGGGCTTTGGTCCTGATTCTCAGCCGATCCACTTCAATAAAACCCTACAAACTCGTTTCGCGGCATGATATCTAAAAGGTTAATAAGTCATGTTTTCAGAAATTCGCGCTCCCTGGTGTGACAGCGACTAAAGGGTAGCACTATCATTACTGATCACAACGATTATTAAGATGAATTAGAAAGGAGT belongs to Deltaproteobacteria bacterium and includes:
- a CDS encoding Hsp20/alpha crystallin family protein; this encodes MAILRTPAWSGFRWPSFGELDRMRNDMEKLFGGLSRGIFREPSAGVFPLLNLTENSNTYFVRAELPGVKPDELDISVTGDGLSISGERKIPTAEKGAKYHRKEREAGTFSRILSLPGPIDGGKVEATCKDGILTVVLPKAEAAKPKQVSVKTG
- a CDS encoding SLC13 family permease, producing the protein MTVDIALVLVILAVSVVFLVTEWIPMEAVALLTLGALAVSGLLSPSEALSGFSNPAVVTVWAVFILSGALTRTGVANVIGRYVLRVGGRGEILLSSAIMISAGIMSAFMNNVAVAALMLPVIMDIAHRTDQAPSRLLMPLAYGSLLGGLTTLIGTPPNILVSDALRDNGLKAFKLFDYTPVGVVVMAAGMAFMVLVGRRLLPKRDVRKVSSESGPLDLRKAYDLEKRMFLMRLPEDSELAGKSLAQTRLRSLLGLNVVAITLKDRSILAPSPTERLRGGDALVVEGNADRIKELMDWCEFTHVHEGVDIQDLFSPGVKIVEARLAPRSSLTGRTLNEIGFRRRFGVNVLATRRGAKVRRWGLQDEALESGTILVLQGMADPLEAISGDADFEHVEKVSPSTLTETYRLHERLLTMEVPDDSALAGKTLVQSRLGEALGMGVLAIVRHGETRPLPEPEDKLFAGDRLIILGTLDSVETVKGLAGLKLEQIPEPAHFRDLESQEVGIMEAMLSPYTNITGKTLRQLRFREKYHLTVLAIWREGQAILSDLRDLPLRFGDALLLHGGRTNFSLLGQDPDFLVLTEAAREAPRLKRMKVSLLIFAGVILSVVLGLIPIYIAAVIGSALMVVTGCVSMEEAYRYIEWKAVFLIAGMLPLGLALDKTGAARFLAEGVVSMVGPFGPLAVMAGIVGLTFLATCFVPTAALVVLMAPIALKTSADMGMSPHALMMAVAMAASASFITPVSHPANVLVMGPGGYRFLDYVKIGLPLTLVVYLVIMIVVPLFWPFVS